The following coding sequences are from one Aeromicrobium duanguangcaii window:
- a CDS encoding type I polyketide synthase — protein MTTLDTSVFRTPAATDRRSDSLLDDLRAGTAWALVFGGQGGDWLQPLSDVVRDFALEAEVADLVRRSDAMIAPVAAEIARGGVAFDPVAWVDVLAVGESAEDDDAPGLPAGTELTAPAASVPGITLAQLAGLRALSRQGLDIVAYPPVAVVGHSQGVLAAEALAGVPEVEVLALARLIGAAAQLVGRRRGLLGRTMLSVSGVVPERIAEIVEGTGAVCRIRNGRRSVVLSGPEAALEAATARLEQVAAHEADLRERKVTGGAPFSPVIDPVDSVLAFHHPDLAATADLVADWATRIGIDSEHARRVTERAIVDPVDWVQEITAALDAGADWIIDLGPGDVASRLSSTEVRSRGVGLVAATTRRGHRELTISGARPVLPVAWSAHAPRLTTLPDGSTVVETAFTRATGKSPILLAGMTPTTVDAPIVAAAANAGFWAELAGGGQVTEEIFDARIAELGTLLDDGATFQFNSLFLDPYLWRLQLGQSRLVQRARAAGAPIDAVIVTAGIPELEEAVALVDELTEAGIEHVVFKPGTVRQIRQVLAIAKQVDRTVIVQVEGGRAGGHHSWEDLDDLILATYGELRSQSNVVVCVGGGIGTADGAAAWLTGTWAHRHGFPDMPVDGILVGTAAMATLEATTAPEVKQLLVETRGTGAWVGAGTAKNGMASGRSQLGADIHEIDNTASRTGRLLDEVAGDAEAVAARRDEIIEALDRTAKPYFGDVATMTYAQWLRRFVELSGTTVDGSPQWLDASLRDRFHAILQRAEARLADQDRGEVETLFPSTSDVEDGIDALDRLLGAYVDAATVTLHPADEAFFVEVCRRAGKPVNFVPVVDADVRRWWRSDSLWQAHDPRYSADEVCIIPGTASVAGITRADEPVADLLQRFEDAAVDALLAAGRAPQRVPGRRREDESALAGGLALLLAAPDVSWAGRSVRNPVHRLGAEWVLTSPTTAEQAVTGARLVTAGDSSVDLTVPLGGGRELTLRIDVPVTTAKGHAPVVSTESAVAAMAQIVRGAVAGELPEVRDGVARLSADWDPDLAADHAAVSAGPLVLGRHRVPDVLVGLAWPAVFAVIGDARTADGAPVVEGMLDLVHLDHAVTAGRLPADHATLEVRASLVSVEESTYGRVVTVDVTVGDVATMRERFAIRGRMGSASLADPARAGGVLGDAEVKDTPRRSRVRVTVPAPTDLMPFAAVTGDHNPIHTSTAAARLAGLGGPIVHGMWTSAAAQHAVTSETGRRIAGWTTRFMAPVRPGAEVEIRADRVGLTQGREVLDVTVRSEGEIVMAASALTDAPRTAYAFPGQGIQSPGMGMAGYQRCPAAREVWDRADRHTREALGFSILTVVRDNPTELTVHGVTHHHPEGVLYLTQFTQVAMAVLGAAQMAELREGGAFVDGAILAGHSVGEYNALAAVSGVISLEAVVEVVFQRGSVMHTLVARDEKGRSDYRLAAIRPSQIGLADDEVKDYVEGLGEASGEFLQIVNYNMRGSQYAIAGTVRGLEVLEEDVAERRRRFGGKAAFILVPGIDVPFHSRVLHGGVPDFRHKLQELLPPAIDPSILEGRYVPNLVPRPFSLDEDFIREVEEYVGTTVRRSDDPGVLCRDLLIELLAWQFASPVRWIETQDLMFTPVEEGGLGVERFVEVGVGSAPTVANLAAGTLKLPGYPAVEVLNVERDAAAVYGTDEDPAPVEDEAEVEGPSDAQQAAAPAAPAATGGPATQTAADLPFTAADATRVLVAWWTKLRLDQLGAADSIESLTDGASSRRNQLLIDLGGELSLGAIDGAAEADLVTLGGQVDALARTYKPFGPVLGEAFSDHLKKVLGPTGRKQSAVAERVTGAWQLGSGWASHVLAELAMVTREGQSVRGGAFGEASIASAGDVDAAIDAAVQSVAARHGVTVQMPSAGGGDGATIDAAALGEFTAAITGRDGVLASAARLVLEHLDLVDVPETVEPDEQAATVVERVEAELGSDWIKATAGVFDAEHAVVLDDRWASAREDLARLAHGDDVDGSFVGTGEVVAKQAEHWLARTGDERFGRIAAEARDTSAGVFAGEVAVVTGAADGSIAGSVVGGLLAGGATVVATTSSLAPKKLAFFKDLYRRHARGGAVLWVVPANLASFADVDALVEWIGTEQSRTAAGVTTVSKPALTPTLLVPFAAGRVMGDATEAGPRAELEMRILLWSVERLVGALSSSVTDRNLDARLHVLLPGSPNRGMFGGDGAYGEAKAALDALVTKWGSEKRWADKVTLAHAIIGWVRGTGLMGGNDPLVEAVEAAGVRTWSPDEMAAALLEACTAEARREAAEGPLTLDLTGGLGDADLDLRALAEQAQRERAEQGAEDVSDTATIPALPAPPSRLDRVQTPDWAEVTARPEDLVVIVGAGELGPYGSARTRFEMEVEDRLSAAGVLELAWSTGLLSWDATNRGWFDTASGEVVAEHEIADRYEDAVRERIGVRRYADDGEMVDNSAPLLASVYLDQDLTFTVSGEAEALAMRDADPQHTVIAQDGEGEWTVTRKAGTQVRVPRRMKLTRTVGGQIPTGFDPTVWGVPAEMVEAVDRVALWNLVCTVDAFLSSGFTPAELMRWTHPTLVANTQGTGMGGMSSMHSLYIDTLLGEAKPNDILQEALPNVIAAHVVQSYVGSYGAMIHPVAACATTAVSVEEGVDKIRLNKAEFVVAGGFDDLSVEGIVGFGDMSATAESAAMAAKGIEDRYFSRANDRRYGGFVESQGGGTILLARGDLAAKMGLPVLGVVAYAASFADGVHTSIPAPGLGALAAGRGGRESQLARSLSALGVGADDIGVLSKHDTSTGVNERNESELHERLAAALGRSDGNPLFVMSQKALTGHAKGGAAAFQLIGLCQVLEGGVLPPNRSLDCVMDDLAEHEHLVWLRESLATGPLKAGLLTSLGFGHVAGLIAVVHPQAFVETLPADERERYLEAAERRRIEGRMRLVDAMYGGDALYRRPAGRRLGESGVREREAALLLDDSARLGDDGVYACR, from the coding sequence ATGACGACGCTCGACACCTCCGTGTTCCGCACTCCGGCCGCCACCGATCGCCGGTCCGACAGCCTCCTCGACGACCTGCGCGCGGGCACCGCCTGGGCCCTGGTCTTCGGTGGCCAGGGCGGTGACTGGCTCCAGCCGCTGTCCGACGTGGTGCGCGACTTCGCGCTGGAGGCCGAGGTCGCCGACCTGGTGCGCCGCAGCGACGCGATGATCGCACCGGTCGCCGCCGAGATCGCACGCGGTGGTGTCGCCTTCGATCCCGTGGCATGGGTCGACGTGCTGGCCGTCGGTGAGTCCGCCGAGGACGACGACGCGCCCGGTCTGCCGGCCGGGACCGAGCTCACCGCTCCTGCGGCCTCGGTCCCGGGCATCACGCTGGCGCAGCTGGCCGGCCTGCGCGCCCTGTCGCGGCAGGGCCTCGACATCGTCGCTTATCCGCCGGTCGCCGTCGTCGGCCACTCGCAGGGCGTCCTGGCCGCCGAGGCCCTGGCCGGCGTGCCCGAGGTGGAGGTGCTGGCGCTGGCGCGTCTCATCGGCGCCGCCGCGCAGCTGGTCGGTCGCCGTCGCGGTCTCCTGGGCCGCACGATGCTGTCCGTCTCGGGAGTCGTCCCCGAGCGGATCGCCGAGATCGTCGAGGGAACGGGCGCCGTCTGCCGCATCCGCAACGGGCGTCGCTCGGTCGTGCTGTCCGGCCCCGAGGCGGCCCTCGAGGCAGCCACCGCACGGCTCGAGCAGGTCGCGGCGCACGAGGCGGACCTGCGGGAGCGGAAGGTCACCGGCGGTGCTCCGTTCAGTCCCGTGATCGATCCGGTCGACTCCGTCCTGGCCTTCCACCACCCCGACCTCGCGGCCACGGCCGACCTCGTGGCCGACTGGGCCACCCGGATCGGCATCGACTCCGAGCACGCCCGCCGGGTCACCGAGCGAGCCATCGTCGACCCGGTCGACTGGGTGCAGGAGATCACCGCCGCGCTCGACGCGGGCGCCGACTGGATCATCGACCTGGGCCCCGGCGACGTCGCCTCGCGCCTCTCGTCGACCGAGGTCCGCTCGCGCGGCGTCGGCCTGGTCGCCGCCACCACCCGTCGCGGACATCGCGAGCTGACCATCAGCGGCGCGCGACCCGTGCTGCCCGTCGCCTGGTCGGCCCACGCGCCGCGCCTCACGACCCTGCCGGACGGATCGACCGTCGTCGAGACCGCCTTCACCCGCGCCACCGGCAAGTCGCCGATCCTGCTCGCGGGGATGACGCCGACCACCGTCGACGCCCCGATCGTCGCCGCGGCCGCCAACGCCGGATTCTGGGCCGAGCTGGCCGGCGGCGGACAGGTCACCGAGGAGATCTTCGACGCGCGCATCGCCGAGCTGGGCACCCTGCTCGACGACGGCGCGACCTTCCAGTTCAACTCGCTCTTCCTCGACCCGTACCTGTGGCGACTGCAACTGGGACAGAGCCGGCTCGTCCAGCGCGCCCGCGCGGCCGGTGCGCCCATCGACGCCGTCATCGTGACGGCCGGCATCCCCGAGCTCGAGGAGGCCGTGGCGCTCGTCGACGAACTGACCGAGGCCGGCATCGAGCACGTCGTCTTCAAGCCCGGCACCGTCCGCCAGATCCGTCAGGTCCTCGCGATCGCCAAGCAGGTGGACCGCACCGTCATCGTCCAGGTCGAGGGCGGCCGCGCCGGCGGCCACCACTCGTGGGAGGACCTCGACGACCTGATCCTGGCCACCTACGGCGAGCTGCGGTCGCAGTCGAACGTCGTGGTGTGCGTCGGCGGCGGGATCGGCACGGCCGACGGCGCCGCGGCGTGGCTGACCGGCACGTGGGCCCACCGCCACGGCTTCCCGGACATGCCCGTCGACGGCATCCTCGTCGGCACGGCGGCGATGGCGACGCTCGAGGCCACGACCGCTCCCGAGGTCAAGCAGCTGCTCGTCGAGACCCGCGGCACGGGCGCCTGGGTCGGCGCCGGCACCGCGAAGAACGGCATGGCCTCCGGCCGCAGCCAGCTCGGCGCGGACATCCACGAGATCGACAACACCGCCTCGCGCACGGGCCGGCTGCTCGACGAGGTCGCCGGTGACGCCGAGGCCGTGGCCGCACGCCGCGACGAGATCATCGAGGCGCTCGACCGCACGGCCAAGCCGTACTTCGGTGACGTCGCCACCATGACCTACGCCCAGTGGCTGCGCCGGTTCGTCGAGCTCTCGGGCACCACCGTCGACGGCTCGCCGCAGTGGCTCGACGCGTCCCTGCGCGACCGCTTCCACGCGATCCTCCAGCGCGCCGAGGCCCGCCTGGCTGACCAGGACCGCGGCGAGGTCGAGACCCTGTTCCCGAGCACGTCGGACGTCGAGGACGGCATCGACGCGCTCGACCGGCTGCTCGGGGCGTACGTCGACGCCGCGACCGTCACCCTGCACCCGGCCGACGAGGCGTTCTTCGTCGAGGTCTGCCGCCGCGCCGGCAAGCCGGTCAACTTCGTCCCCGTCGTCGACGCGGACGTGCGTCGCTGGTGGCGCTCGGACTCGCTGTGGCAGGCGCACGACCCGCGGTACTCGGCCGACGAGGTCTGCATCATCCCCGGCACGGCCAGCGTCGCCGGCATCACGCGCGCCGACGAGCCCGTGGCCGACCTGCTGCAGCGCTTCGAGGACGCGGCGGTCGACGCTCTGCTCGCCGCCGGCCGTGCGCCGCAGCGCGTGCCCGGCCGCCGTCGCGAGGACGAGTCCGCGCTCGCCGGTGGGCTGGCGCTGCTGCTCGCCGCGCCCGACGTGAGCTGGGCGGGCCGCTCGGTCCGCAACCCGGTGCACCGCCTCGGCGCCGAGTGGGTGCTGACGTCCCCGACCACGGCCGAGCAGGCCGTCACGGGGGCGCGACTCGTCACGGCGGGGGACTCCTCCGTCGACCTGACGGTCCCCCTGGGCGGGGGCCGCGAGCTGACCCTGCGCATCGACGTGCCGGTGACGACCGCGAAGGGCCACGCGCCCGTCGTCTCCACGGAGTCCGCCGTCGCCGCCATGGCGCAGATCGTGCGGGGCGCCGTCGCCGGTGAGCTCCCCGAGGTCCGTGACGGCGTCGCTCGCCTGAGCGCGGACTGGGACCCCGACCTCGCGGCGGACCACGCAGCCGTCAGCGCGGGACCGCTCGTCCTCGGTCGGCATCGCGTCCCCGACGTGCTGGTCGGCCTCGCCTGGCCCGCCGTCTTCGCCGTGATCGGTGACGCGCGCACCGCCGACGGCGCGCCCGTCGTCGAGGGGATGCTCGACCTCGTCCACCTCGACCACGCGGTCACCGCCGGTCGACTGCCCGCCGATCACGCGACGCTCGAGGTCCGCGCCTCGTTGGTCTCGGTCGAGGAGTCCACGTACGGTCGCGTCGTGACGGTCGACGTCACCGTCGGCGACGTCGCCACGATGCGCGAGCGGTTCGCGATCCGCGGCCGGATGGGCAGTGCGTCGCTGGCCGACCCGGCGCGTGCCGGGGGCGTCCTGGGCGATGCCGAGGTGAAGGACACGCCGCGTCGCTCCCGCGTCCGCGTGACCGTGCCGGCGCCGACGGACCTGATGCCGTTCGCAGCCGTGACCGGCGACCACAACCCCATCCACACCAGCACCGCCGCCGCGCGGCTGGCCGGCCTCGGCGGGCCCATCGTCCACGGCATGTGGACCTCCGCGGCGGCCCAGCACGCCGTGACCTCCGAGACCGGACGCCGCATCGCCGGGTGGACCACCCGCTTCATGGCTCCGGTGCGCCCGGGCGCCGAGGTCGAGATCCGCGCCGACCGCGTGGGTCTGACCCAGGGCCGCGAGGTCCTCGACGTCACGGTGAGGTCCGAGGGCGAGATCGTCATGGCCGCATCGGCCCTGACCGATGCGCCCCGCACCGCCTACGCCTTCCCGGGCCAGGGCATCCAGAGCCCCGGCATGGGGATGGCCGGCTACCAGCGCTGTCCCGCCGCGCGCGAGGTCTGGGACCGGGCCGACCGGCACACCCGCGAGGCGCTCGGCTTCTCGATCCTGACCGTCGTGCGCGACAACCCGACCGAGCTGACCGTCCACGGCGTCACGCACCACCACCCGGAGGGCGTGCTGTACCTGACCCAGTTCACACAGGTCGCGATGGCGGTCCTGGGCGCTGCCCAGATGGCGGAGCTGCGCGAGGGCGGCGCGTTCGTCGACGGCGCGATCCTGGCCGGCCACTCCGTCGGCGAGTACAACGCGCTCGCCGCGGTCTCGGGCGTCATCAGCCTGGAGGCCGTCGTCGAGGTCGTGTTCCAGCGCGGCTCGGTCATGCACACGCTCGTGGCCCGCGACGAGAAGGGCCGCAGCGACTACCGACTTGCGGCGATCCGTCCCTCGCAGATCGGCCTGGCCGACGACGAGGTGAAGGACTACGTGGAGGGTCTCGGCGAGGCCTCCGGCGAGTTCCTGCAGATCGTGAACTACAACATGCGCGGCTCGCAGTACGCGATCGCGGGAACCGTCCGTGGCCTGGAGGTCCTGGAGGAGGACGTCGCCGAGCGCCGCCGGCGGTTCGGTGGCAAGGCGGCCTTCATCCTGGTCCCCGGCATCGACGTGCCGTTCCACAGCCGCGTGCTGCACGGCGGCGTGCCGGACTTCCGCCACAAGCTGCAGGAGCTGCTGCCGCCCGCGATCGACCCGTCGATCCTCGAGGGCCGGTACGTCCCGAACCTCGTGCCGAGGCCGTTCAGCCTCGACGAGGACTTCATTCGCGAGGTCGAGGAGTACGTCGGCACGACCGTGCGGCGCTCCGACGACCCGGGCGTGCTGTGCCGCGACCTGCTGATCGAGCTGCTGGCGTGGCAGTTCGCCAGCCCGGTGCGCTGGATCGAGACGCAGGACCTCATGTTCACCCCCGTCGAGGAGGGTGGCCTCGGCGTCGAGCGCTTCGTCGAAGTGGGCGTCGGCTCCGCTCCGACGGTCGCGAACCTGGCCGCCGGCACGCTCAAGCTGCCCGGCTACCCGGCCGTCGAGGTGCTCAACGTCGAGCGCGACGCTGCGGCCGTCTACGGCACGGACGAGGACCCCGCCCCGGTCGAGGACGAGGCCGAGGTCGAGGGACCGAGCGACGCGCAGCAGGCCGCCGCGCCCGCGGCGCCCGCGGCCACGGGTGGCCCCGCCACCCAGACTGCCGCCGACCTGCCGTTCACGGCGGCGGACGCCACGCGCGTCCTCGTCGCCTGGTGGACGAAGCTGCGGTTGGACCAGCTCGGTGCGGCCGACTCGATCGAGTCGCTCACCGACGGCGCGTCCAGCCGGCGCAACCAGTTGCTGATCGACCTGGGCGGCGAGCTCTCGCTCGGCGCGATCGACGGGGCGGCCGAGGCCGACCTCGTGACGCTCGGCGGGCAGGTCGACGCCTTGGCGCGCACCTACAAGCCGTTCGGCCCGGTGCTGGGCGAGGCGTTCTCGGATCACCTGAAGAAGGTGCTCGGCCCGACTGGCCGCAAGCAGTCGGCCGTGGCCGAGCGGGTCACAGGTGCGTGGCAGCTGGGATCGGGCTGGGCGTCGCACGTCCTGGCCGAGCTGGCGATGGTGACCCGCGAGGGCCAGAGCGTCCGCGGTGGCGCGTTCGGCGAGGCGTCCATCGCCTCGGCCGGCGACGTCGACGCGGCGATCGACGCAGCCGTGCAGTCCGTGGCCGCGCGCCACGGGGTGACTGTCCAGATGCCGTCGGCCGGTGGTGGCGATGGAGCCACGATCGACGCCGCGGCGCTGGGTGAGTTCACCGCGGCCATCACGGGTCGCGACGGTGTGCTGGCCTCGGCCGCGCGTCTCGTGCTGGAGCACCTCGACCTGGTCGACGTGCCGGAGACGGTCGAGCCCGACGAGCAGGCGGCCACGGTCGTCGAGCGCGTCGAGGCCGAGCTCGGCTCGGACTGGATCAAGGCGACCGCTGGTGTCTTCGACGCCGAGCACGCCGTGGTCCTGGACGACCGCTGGGCCTCGGCCCGCGAGGACCTCGCACGACTGGCCCACGGGGACGACGTCGACGGCTCGTTCGTCGGCACCGGCGAGGTCGTCGCCAAGCAGGCCGAGCACTGGCTCGCCCGCACCGGTGACGAGCGGTTCGGGCGCATCGCGGCCGAGGCCCGGGACACCAGTGCCGGCGTCTTCGCCGGTGAGGTGGCGGTCGTGACCGGCGCGGCCGACGGCTCGATCGCCGGCTCCGTCGTGGGTGGGCTGCTGGCCGGCGGCGCGACCGTCGTGGCGACCACGTCGTCGCTCGCGCCGAAGAAGCTGGCGTTCTTCAAGGACCTCTACCGCCGGCACGCCCGGGGCGGAGCCGTGCTCTGGGTCGTCCCGGCGAACCTGGCGTCCTTCGCGGACGTCGACGCGCTGGTCGAGTGGATCGGGACCGAGCAGTCCCGCACTGCCGCGGGCGTCACGACGGTCTCGAAGCCGGCCCTGACCCCGACCCTGCTCGTGCCGTTCGCGGCCGGCCGGGTCATGGGCGACGCGACCGAGGCCGGCCCGCGGGCCGAGCTGGAGATGCGCATCCTGCTGTGGTCGGTCGAGCGTCTGGTCGGCGCCCTGTCGTCGTCGGTCACCGACCGGAACCTCGACGCGCGGCTGCACGTGCTGCTGCCGGGCTCGCCCAACCGCGGCATGTTCGGCGGTGACGGCGCCTACGGCGAGGCGAAGGCCGCGCTCGACGCGCTGGTCACCAAGTGGGGCTCCGAGAAGCGCTGGGCCGACAAGGTCACGCTGGCTCACGCCATCATCGGCTGGGTCCGGGGCACGGGCCTCATGGGCGGCAACGACCCGCTGGTCGAGGCCGTCGAGGCCGCCGGCGTGCGCACGTGGTCACCCGACGAGATGGCCGCCGCGCTGCTCGAGGCGTGCACCGCCGAGGCCCGCCGTGAGGCGGCCGAGGGTCCGCTCACGCTGGACCTGACGGGTGGTCTCGGTGACGCCGACCTGGACCTGCGGGCCCTGGCCGAGCAGGCCCAGCGCGAGCGTGCCGAGCAGGGTGCCGAGGACGTCTCGGACACCGCGACGATCCCGGCGCTGCCCGCACCGCCGTCGCGCCTGGATCGTGTGCAGACGCCCGACTGGGCCGAGGTCACGGCCCGTCCGGAGGACCTCGTCGTCATCGTCGGCGCCGGCGAGCTGGGCCCGTACGGCTCGGCGCGCACGCGCTTCGAGATGGAGGTCGAGGACCGCCTGTCGGCCGCCGGCGTGCTCGAGCTGGCATGGTCCACGGGCCTGCTCAGCTGGGACGCGACGAACCGCGGCTGGTTCGACACCGCCTCCGGCGAGGTCGTCGCCGAGCACGAGATCGCGGATCGTTACGAGGACGCCGTTCGCGAGCGGATCGGCGTGCGCCGGTACGCCGACGACGGCGAGATGGTCGACAACAGCGCCCCGTTGCTGGCGTCGGTCTACCTCGATCAGGACCTGACGTTCACGGTCTCGGGTGAGGCGGAGGCGCTGGCCATGCGCGACGCCGACCCGCAGCACACCGTGATCGCACAGGACGGCGAGGGCGAGTGGACGGTGACCCGCAAGGCGGGCACGCAGGTGCGGGTGCCGCGCCGGATGAAGCTGACCCGTACGGTCGGCGGCCAGATCCCGACGGGCTTCGACCCCACGGTCTGGGGCGTTCCGGCCGAGATGGTCGAGGCGGTCGACCGCGTGGCGCTGTGGAACCTCGTCTGCACGGTGGACGCGTTCCTGTCGTCCGGCTTCACGCCGGCCGAGCTGATGCGCTGGACCCATCCGACCCTCGTGGCCAACACGCAGGGCACCGGCATGGGTGGCATGTCGTCGATGCACTCGCTGTACATCGACACCCTGCTGGGCGAGGCGAAGCCGAACGACATCCTGCAGGAGGCGCTGCCGAACGTCATCGCCGCCCACGTCGTGCAGTCCTACGTCGGCAGCTACGGCGCGATGATCCACCCGGTCGCCGCCTGTGCCACCACGGCCGTGTCGGTCGAGGAGGGCGTGGACAAGATCCGCCTCAACAAGGCCGAGTTCGTCGTCGCCGGCGGCTTCGACGACCTCTCGGTCGAGGGGATCGTCGGCTTCGGTGACATGTCGGCCACGGCGGAGTCCGCGGCCATGGCGGCCAAGGGGATCGAGGACCGCTACTTCAGCCGGGCCAACGACCGCCGCTACGGCGGGTTCGTCGAGTCGCAGGGCGGCGGCACGATCCTGCTGGCGCGCGGTGATCTGGCCGCCAAGATGGGCCTGCCGGTGCTCGGCGTCGTCGCGTACGCGGCCTCGTTCGCCGACGGCGTCCACACGTCGATCCCGGCTCCGGGCCTCGGTGCCCTGGCGGCGGGTCGCGGCGGCCGCGAGTCGCAGCTGGCTCGCTCGCTCTCCGCGCTGGGCGTGGGCGCCGACGACATCGGAGTGCTGTCCAAGCACGACACGTCGACGGGCGTCAACGAGCGCAACGAGTCCGAGTTGCACGAGCGGCTGGCCGCGGCGCTGGGTCGCAGCGACGGCAACCCGCTGTTCGTCATGAGCCAGAAGGCGCTGACCGGTCACGCGAAGGGCGGCGCGGCCGCGTTCCAGCTGATCGGGCTGTGCCAGGTGCTGGAGGGTGGCGTGCTGCCGCCGAACCGCAGCCTGGACTGCGTCATGGACGACCTCGCCGAGCACGAGCACCTGGTCTGGCTGCGCGAGTCGCTGGCGACGGGGCCGCTCAAGGCGGGCCTGCTGACCAGCCTGGGCTTCGGTCACGTGGCCGGGCTGATCGCCGTGGTGCACCCGCAGGCGTTCGTGGAGACATTGCCTGCCGACGAGCGCGAGCGCTACCTCGAGGCGGCCGAGCGTCGCCGGATCGAGGGCCGCATGCGGCTCGTCGACGCGATGTACGGCGGTGACGCGCTGTACCGGCGTCCCGCGGGTCGTCGGCTGGGGGAGTCGGGCGTGCGCGAGCGTGAGGCCGCGCTGCTGCTCGACGACAGTGCCCGGCTCGGAGACGACGGGGTGTACGCGTGCCGGTGA
- a CDS encoding SDR family oxidoreductase, with the protein MTERFAGKVAIVTGASRGIGLGVAQRLVADGAKVVITARKTEALEAAVAELGPDNAAYVAGAADDVDHQDETIATALERFGGLDFLVNNTGINPTYGPMIEMDLTAGRKIFEVNVLGAVSWAQKAYNASLKDNGGAIVNIASVAGLKPAPGIGMYGASKSAVIHVTQELSLELAPNVRVNAVAPAVVKTRFAGALYEGREEEVASAYPLKRLGLPEDIAGVVTFLLSEDAAWVTGQCLAIDGGLTLTGGV; encoded by the coding sequence GTGACGGAGCGCTTCGCCGGCAAGGTCGCCATCGTCACGGGCGCGTCGCGCGGCATCGGTCTCGGTGTCGCGCAGCGCCTCGTGGCCGACGGCGCCAAGGTCGTCATCACGGCTCGCAAGACCGAGGCCCTCGAGGCCGCGGTCGCCGAGCTCGGCCCGGACAACGCCGCGTACGTGGCGGGTGCGGCCGACGACGTCGACCACCAGGACGAGACGATCGCCACGGCGCTCGAGCGCTTCGGCGGGCTGGACTTCCTGGTCAACAACACCGGCATCAACCCCACCTATGGGCCGATGATCGAGATGGACCTCACCGCGGGTCGCAAGATCTTCGAGGTCAACGTGCTCGGTGCGGTCTCGTGGGCGCAGAAGGCGTACAACGCCTCGCTGAAGGACAACGGCGGCGCGATCGTCAACATCGCCTCGGTCGCGGGCCTCAAGCCGGCGCCGGGGATCGGCATGTACGGCGCCTCGAAGTCCGCCGTCATCCACGTGACGCAGGAGCTGTCGCTGGAGCTGGCGCCGAACGTGCGCGTCAACGCGGTGGCGCCCGCGGTCGTCAAGACTCGGTTCGCCGGCGCGCTGTACGAGGGCCGTGAGGAGGAGGTCGCCTCGGCCTACCCGCTGAAGCGGCTCGGCCTGCCCGAGGACATCGCGGGCGTCGTGACGTTCCTGCTGTCCGAGGATGCGGCCTGGGTGACGGGTCAGTGCCTGGCGATCGACGGCGGTCTCACGCTGACCGGCGGCGTCTGA
- a CDS encoding acetyl-CoA C-acetyltransferase, with product MPEAVIVSTARSPIGRAGKGSLKDMRPDDLSVQMIEAALAKVPGLDRKDITDLHLGVGQPAGEGGHNLARAVAVLAGMDHLPGVTVNRYCSSSLQTTRMAFHAIKAGEGDAFISAGVETVSRFGNGFADLPGTENPAFADAIARTAKRAEGGADTWTDPRESGSLPDLYIAMGQTAENVAQYLGMSRREQDEFAVRSQNLVEQRIEEGFWAKDITPVTLPDGTTVTKDDGPRAGTTLEAVSGLKPVFRPDGTVTAGNACPLNDGAAAVVIMSDTRAKELGLTPLARIVSTAVTGLSPEIMGLGPVEAIPAALKNAGMGIDDIDLYEINEAFAVQAWGSAKQLGIPLDKLNVNGGAIAVGHPFGMTGARITSTLINSLQWHDKQFGVESMCVGGGMGMAMVLERLS from the coding sequence ATGCCCGAAGCAGTCATCGTCTCCACCGCCCGCTCGCCGATCGGCCGCGCGGGCAAGGGGTCGCTCAAGGACATGCGTCCGGACGACCTGTCCGTCCAGATGATCGAGGCCGCGCTGGCGAAGGTGCCGGGTCTGGATCGCAAGGACATCACCGACCTGCACCTGGGCGTGGGACAGCCCGCGGGCGAGGGCGGCCACAACCTCGCCCGCGCCGTGGCCGTGCTGGCCGGCATGGACCACCTGCCGGGCGTCACCGTCAACCGCTACTGCTCGTCGTCGCTGCAGACCACGCGCATGGCGTTCCACGCCATCAAGGCCGGCGAGGGTGACGCGTTCATCTCCGCCGGCGTCGAGACCGTCAGCCGGTTCGGCAACGGCTTCGCCGACCTCCCGGGCACCGAGAACCCGGCCTTCGCCGACGCGATCGCCCGCACCGCCAAGCGCGCCGAGGGTGGTGCCGACACGTGGACCGATCCGCGCGAGAGCGGCAGCCTGCCGGACCTGTACATCGCGATGGGCCAGACGGCCGAGAACGTCGCGCAGTACCTGGGCATGAGCCGCCGTGAGCAGGACGAGTTCGCCGTCCGCAGCCAGAACCTCGTCGAGCAGCGCATCGAGGAGGGCTTCTGGGCCAAGGACATCACCCCGGTGACGCTGCCCGACGGCACGACCGTCACGAAGGACGACGGCCCGCGCGCCGGCACCACGCTCGAGGCCGTCAGCGGTCTGAAGCCGGTCTTCCGTCCCGACGGCACCGTCACGGCCGGCAACGCCTGCCCGCTCAACGACGGCGCCGCCGCCGTGGTCATCATGAGCGACACCAGGGCCAAGGAGCTCGGTCTGACGCCGCTCGCGCGGATCGTCTCGACCGCCGTCACCGGCCTGTCGCCCGAGATCATGGGCCTCGGCCCGGTCGAGGCCATCCCGGCCGCGCTGAAGAACGCCGGCATGGGCATCGACGACATCGACCTGTACGAGATCAACGAGGCGTTCGCCGTCCAGGCGTGGGGCTCGGCCAAGCAGCTCGGCATCCCGCTGGACAAGCTGAACGTCAACGGCGGCGCCATCGCGGTGGGCCACCCGTTCGGTATGACCGGCGCGCGCATCACGTCCACGCTGATCAACTCGCTGCAGTGGCACGACAAGCAGTTCGGTGTCGAGTCCATGTGCGTCGGCGGCGGCATGGGCATGGCGATGGTCCTGGAGCGCCTCTCGTGA